From the Lathyrus oleraceus cultivar Zhongwan6 chromosome 4, CAAS_Psat_ZW6_1.0, whole genome shotgun sequence genome, one window contains:
- the LOC127074187 gene encoding O-fucosyltransferase 29 → MGVVKSWLLSMNHTHPNTKHVFCSRSIPWSLICGFMLFGLGLISLLTGHLVSHVEWYSQRFVHRTFFSSSDGNDHLPIDIWESQYSKYYYGCKERGRNFSPAILERMSNGYLLIAASGGLNQQRTGITDAVVVARILNATLVVPELDHNSFWKDDSDFANIFDVNWFITYLAKDVTIVKRVPDKIMRSMEKPPYTMRVPRKSDPEYYLDQALPILLRRRVLQLTKFDYRLANDLDDELQKLRCRVNYHALRFTKPIRKLGQKIVMRMQKMANRYIAVHLRFEPDMLAFSGCYFGGGEKEKQELGEIRKRWTTLPDLSPDGERKRGKCPLTPHEVGLMLRALGFTNDTYLYVASGEIYGGDETMQPLKELFPNIYTKEMLVEEELKPFLSFSSRLAAIDYIVCDESNVFVANNNGNMAKILAGQRRYMGHKRTIRPNAKKLSALLMSRHEMDWDTFSVKVKACQRGFMGEPDEMKPGREFHEYPSACVCEKPFIDKLSEDGIHPPKLASRNMTTGTDSEIGSGNEENFELPKPSERT, encoded by the exons ATGGGTGTGGTGAAGTCGTGGTTGTTGTCGATGAACCACACTCACCCTAACACCAAACACGTCTTCTGCTCGAGATCCATCCCTTGGTCCCTCATTTGCGGCTTCATGCTATTCGGTTTGGGTTTAATTTCCCTTTTAACAGGTCACCTTGTTTCTCACGTTGAATGGTACTCTCAACGATTCGTTCACCGCACTTTCTTTTCTTCATCG GATGGAAATGATCATCTGCCAATTGATATTTGGGAATCACAATATTCTAAATACTATTATGGATGCAAAGAAAGGGGACGCAATTTTTCGC CTGCTATACTTGAGCGCATGTCAAATGGCTACTTGCTTATTGCAGCAAGCGGAGGACTGAACCAACAAAGAACTGGG ATAACTGACGCCGTTGTCGTTGCAAGAATTCTTAATGCTACGCTTGTTGTACCTGAATTAGATCATAATTCTTTTTGGAAAGATGACAG TGACTTTGCCAATATTTTCGATGTTAATTGGTTCATTACTTATCTTGCAAAAGATGTTACTATTGTTAAAAGAGTTCCTGACAAGATCATGCGATCAATGGAGAAACCCCCATATACAATGCGAGTCCCTAGGAAATCAGACCCTGAATATTATCTGGACCAAGCTTTGCCAATACTCTTGAGACGACGG GTTCTTCAGTTGACAAAGTTTGACTATAGACTTGCCAATGACCTCGATGATGAGCTCCAAAAACTCCGTTGCCGTGTTAATTATCATGCTTTGAGATTTACAAAACCTATACGGAAACTTGGTCAAAAAATTGTAATGAGAATGCAAAAGATGGCGAACCGTTACATAGCAGTTCATTTGAG GTTTGAGCCAGATATGCTGGCATTTTCAGGTTGTTATTTTGGTGGGGGtgaaaaagaaaaacaagagcTTGGTGAAATCAGAAAAAGATGGACAACACTGCCT GATTTGAGCCCTGATGGAGAGCGAAAGCGTGGGAAATGTCCTCTTACTCCTCACGAAGTGGGTTTGATGCTGCGAGCACTTGGTTTTACAAATGACACATATTTATACGTTGCGTCTGGGGAAATATATGGCGGGGATGAAACCATGCAGCCTCTTAAAGAACTTTTCCCCAACATCTATACAAAGGAGATGCTTGTTGAGGAAGAGCTGAAAccttttctttcattttcttCCCGCCTTGCTGCTATCGATTACATTGTTTGTGATGAAAGTAATGTATTTGTTGCTAACAACAATGGTAACATGGCCAAGATTCTTGCTGGTCAAAG GCGATACATGGGTCACAAAAGAACCATTAGACCAAATGCAAAGAAGCTTAGCGCGTTGCTCATGTCAAGGCATGAGATGGACTGGGATACATTTTCTGTAAAGGTAAAGGCATGTCAGAGAGGATTCATGGGAGAGCCAGACGAGATGAAACCTGGACGAGAGTTTCATGAATATCCAAGCGCTTGTGTCTGTGAGAAACCATTTATAGATAAACTGAGTGAAGATGGAATTCACCCGCCTAAACTCGCGTCGAGAAATATGACAACGGGAACTGACTCTGAAATAGGTAGTGGAAATGAAGAAAATTTTGAGCTACCAAAGCCAAGTGAGAGAACATGA